ATTATTAATTCTCGTTATTCGCAGGGATAGACCGGAAATGGCTGTTCAATTAAGTTTGGCACTAGCTGCAATAATTTTTCTATTAGTATTAAGCAAAATCGATGTAGTTTTAACATTGTTTCGCGACCTAGCGGAAAAGGCACAAATTAGCTCGCTATACTTAAATACTCTTTTAAAGATTATTGGAATTGCTTACATCACTGAGTTTGGTGCACAAGTTTGTCGTGATGCAGGAGAAGGAGCGGTTGCAAGTAAAATTGAGTTTGCAGGAAAAGTATTTGTAATGGTCATGGCAGTTCCAATTATTGCTTTAGTTTTAGATACTATTGTAAAACTAATACCATAGGGTGATAAAATGAAAAAATTTTTTACCATAATTCTTTATTTTTTTCTTTTTACAACGAACGTATATGCTGAAGAAGTAGTAAATCGCGATGAAATAGAGGCTGAAGTTTTTTCAACATTATCTACGGATGCAGTAAATCATTTTATAGATGATATAAATAAAGATTTAACAGTGACGGTGCCCTCATTGGATATAGCGACAATTAAGAAAATTGCAGAAAAAGGGCTTGATCTTGATTTTACAGGTATCGGCAATGATATCATGCGAAAAATTTTTCATGAAATAGTAACGAATGCAGAAATTATGGGAAAATTACTTTTTCTAGCTGTACTTTGTACATTGCTTAGAAATTTGCAAAATTCTTTTGAAAATTCATCTATTGCAATGTTGGCGTATAGTGTGTGTTTTGTATTTTTATCCGTTATTGCGTTAACGGCATTTTATCATGCATTGCAAATTGCCGCGAAAACAATAGACAGTATGGTTACTTTTATGGAAGCTATATTACCTTTGATGATCACGTTACTTGCGGGAGTAGGAGCGTTAACTTCTGCTTCGCTATTTTCTCCATTGATGGTTATTGTAGTAGGTATGATTAGTAATCTAGTAAAAACGGTAGTTTTTCCGCTTCTTATGATTAGTGCAGGTTTAGAATGTACAAATTATATTGCTGATAAATATAAATTAAGTAATCTTACATCGCTGCTAAAACAAAGTAGTATGGTTTGTTTAGGGTTTATGATGGTTGTGTTTATTGGAATTATAACTATTCAAGGCGTGACAGGGGGTGTCGCAGATGGATTGACTTTACGTACTGCAAAATTTGCAACAGCATCGTTTATCCCTGTGGTTGGTAAGGTTTTTGCTGATACAGTTGAATTAGCTATGGGGGCGGCATTGCTCATCAAAAACTCTATAGGAATTTTTGGGGTAATTGTAATTATAATGATTTGTTTATTGCCAATGATAAAAATGTTTTCTTTGGTGTTGATTATAAAAGTTACAGGAGCTTTAATTCAGCCAATGGGGGACGAGCGAATGGCAAAATGCTTAATGTCGATAGGCAACCATTTATTATTGGCAGCGGGAGCTTTGTTAACAGTAGTTCTTATGTTTTTTTTAGCGATTACAATGATTGTTGGAATAGGAAGCATGGCTGTAATGCTTAGATAAGTAGAGTGATTTTACAAAACTTTATTTTGAAACAATACAAATTGCTTCAAAGATATTTTACTCTAATTTCAGCATTATCGGATAAAGGTAGGTGGTAGTAATGATACAAGCAATTTCTGAATGGGCAAAAAATTTAATTTTTCTTGTTGTATTTGCTACTTTTTTAGAGATGCTTTTACCGAGCAGTCAAATGCAAAAATTTTTGCGTGTAATTGTTGGTTTGTTAATCATGATGGCTATTTTGAATCCTATTGTTAATTTATTTGAAGATATTGAGTCAGGACAGGATATTCCTGTGTTTAAACAGGATAATTTCTCAGCTAAATATGAAATAAGGCAAGATGAGCACATGTATATTAAAATTTATGAAAAGGAATTAGCTCGTCAGATAAAGTCTACAATAAAATCTTTAGAAGGCATTCAAAATGTAGATGTAATTGTACATGCAGATAAAAATGTTAAGCAGGGAAAAGTCGAAAGTGTTGAAATTATGATTCAGCAGCAAGGAAAAGGGTTGAATATAAAACCAATTCATATTCGAAT
This genomic interval from Selenobaculum gibii contains the following:
- the spoIIIAD gene encoding stage III sporulation protein AD, with translation MGIVQIIGLGFIVTLLILVIRRDRPEMAVQLSLALAAIIFLLVLSKIDVVLTLFRDLAEKAQISSLYLNTLLKIIGIAYITEFGAQVCRDAGEGAVASKIEFAGKVFVMVMAVPIIALVLDTIVKLIP
- the spoIIIAE gene encoding stage III sporulation protein AE, with the translated sequence MKKFFTIILYFFLFTTNVYAEEVVNRDEIEAEVFSTLSTDAVNHFIDDINKDLTVTVPSLDIATIKKIAEKGLDLDFTGIGNDIMRKIFHEIVTNAEIMGKLLFLAVLCTLLRNLQNSFENSSIAMLAYSVCFVFLSVIALTAFYHALQIAAKTIDSMVTFMEAILPLMITLLAGVGALTSASLFSPLMVIVVGMISNLVKTVVFPLLMISAGLECTNYIADKYKLSNLTSLLKQSSMVCLGFMMVVFIGIITIQGVTGGVADGLTLRTAKFATASFIPVVGKVFADTVELAMGAALLIKNSIGIFGVIVIIMICLLPMIKMFSLVLIIKVTGALIQPMGDERMAKCLMSIGNHLLLAAGALLTVVLMFFLAITMIVGIGSMAVMLR
- the spoIIIAF gene encoding stage III sporulation protein AF — its product is MIQAISEWAKNLIFLVVFATFLEMLLPSSQMQKFLRVIVGLLIMMAILNPIVNLFEDIESGQDIPVFKQDNFSAKYEIRQDEHMYIKIYEKELARQIKSTIKSLEGIQNVDVIVHADKNVKQGKVESVEIMIQQQGKGLNIKPIHIRMQENNEIGKLDEKTEKKVLHTVSELYQIPLEIIKIQVM